Part of the Brassica oleracea var. oleracea cultivar TO1000 chromosome C8, BOL, whole genome shotgun sequence genome is shown below.
AACGGCAAGAAAGTTCATAAAATCATTCCCAAATCCATAATTTAAAATAATAAATAGTATTAAATATTTTTTCTGTTTTAATTTAATTGTCAATATAAAATAAAATTTGTCTGGATAAATTTAAAAAGATAGATAAAGTAAAATGGAAAGAGTTATTATTTATTTAGATTTCAGTAATTTAATAAAATAATAAGATAGTTTGTTTTAAAAGGTCTTATGTTAATATATGAATATGAATGTTATAAATTAATAAATATATAATCTAACACAAATATAACCAATGAAATAGATGAAGACCATAAGTGGACTAAATAAAATAAACTGACAAGAGGATATGACATAATGATCAAGTGCGACACTATCAGCCAAATTTTGGTCAAATCTTTTGGTGTGTATATATGTAATGCCAATCATTTCTAACATCTGAAAATTATTTGGTATGACATTAAACAATAATTTTAGTATATTTTAGTAAACTAAAATAAAACCCTTTCTTCCAATAAGTGCAATTATTGGCAGAGAATCTCGCAAAGAAAAAAAGGCCGCTAAACATAAAACTATATACTACGAGAGAAAATGACAAATTATTGCTAAAGTGGAATTGCCAAAATATGTTTTTGCTTATTTATATATAAACGAATTCTTTCTATTTTTATTAATCGGATCCGATCGGTAGAGTCAGCTGATTAATCATGTGATTTAATTAAAAAGATCACTGATTAGGGACTCAAATCCCATGTTACAGTTTTAAAATTAAGCCAAAAAGGCTACCTAATTTCATGCCGCCTCTGTATTGTATTATTACCCATTTCCTGTACATTTTATGAATAGTTGAATATTTATTGGTAACATGAAAATATTCCAACATTTATTTCTTCTTAACTCCCTCCGTATATGAATGTAAGATGTTCTATATTTTTATCTTGTATACAAATGTATGATGTTTTGAGATATAATTAATGCATTTATTTTTAAAATTTAAACATAAATTAAAAAGTAAAATTATGAGTGGTGAAACTTTATTGATATAATCAAAAAGTAACAACTAAAATATTGTATTTATTGTTTCTTAATATGTGTGTAAAACCTTAAACATCTTATATTTAAATCCAGAGGGAGTATTCTCTTGGATTACTGCTTGTTTGACCAACGTATATGTTAATATTGAAGTAACCAAAAACCCAATAACATAATTATACGTTGACCTTGAGATTAGGGGCAGGTGCTGCTTGTTTTGGTTCATCGCATATCTCAATTATAAACCAAAACTATGAAGATCATATCAGAGTATGTAATGACACATCCTACTTAAACGAATAGTGATATTATATATGAATTATCATGTAAATCTAAGTCCAATTTTTTTACCGGCACTCAAATGTTACATTTTTCATAGTAGTCGATGTGAAATGTGTATGGAGCAAAGGAAAAGTGGTACAACATGAATTATTAAAATACAAATGAAAGAAAAGATGGAAAAGAGGATAGAGATTCAACTAACTCCATAACTGTAATAACTGAAAGGTATGGAAATATAATAAATGATTGGAGTCAAATGGTTCCCTCAAAAAGAAAAAAGAAAAGTGTGATAGTGAAAGATGGGAAGTCCATGTGAACACATGTTTCTCTGAATAAACCTCAGGTGTCTTCTTGACTTTTGGTGAACTCTTTTTTTTACTGGTCAACCCTTTTTAATATGATCTGCATTTTCTGACCAAAGTAGTTTGGTTTTATAATTCATATTTTGCGGGTACTAATTAATCTGGGTTTCAGTTGGAATCTTTTTTTTTTTTCAGTTTCCAACTTGCTAATGTATTTTTAGTTTCAAAGATTTGAAAAGATCAATTAAGTTGTAGTTCAGTTTGGATCCGTTTTAACCAGAACAAAACTTAAAATTTTTATAATATGATCAGTATATAGAATTTAGTTTAAATAAAGGGGGAATGGTTTGGTTAGGTTTTTAAGCGTCATACATTGTATCATAAATAATAAGCGGCACGTGGTAGATATATAACGAATACGATAAATGAGTAGTAGCTAATTATAGCAAAGACACCGTGTTCAAAACTTTGATTGACTTATAATTAAGTGCTTCGGAAAGCGGGTAAATGCTTAACTTAAACCATCTCCCAATATTCATGCAGATGTACATTGCATTTTGCCTCAAAATTCATAATCTTTATTTTCACCCTTTTATTTTATTAATTCACACATATTTAAATTTTATGACTCAATTATCATCGTTATTGTTGTTTCTGCTTCAGTAGCTGTCTGTTACTAAAAATAGTTTATACGTGGTTGTCCATTGTCATCGTTTCTTTATTTTAAATTCTTCGATGTCATACCTTTAAGAATTTACCCCCTATCAAGAAAACAGCGGCATACTGAGGGAAAAAATCGTCGGTATGTCGTCGGAATAACGCTGTTCCGACGACATACCGACGGAAAAATTCCTCGGAAATAACTCCTCGGAAATTCATCTTTCCTCGGAAATCCCTCGGAAATTTCCAACGGAATTCCGAGGAAACCCTATTTCCTCGGAATTTCCGAGGACCTTAAGTTCGTCGGAAATTCCTCGGAATATTCCGAGGAATATGTCGTCGGAATATTCCGAGGGATACACTTCCTCGGAATATTTTCAAAATTAAAAAAAAAATTTATAAATTTATTTTTTTAAATTGAAATTCGAAAATATAAAATTAAAATTGAAATAGAAAACATATTTAAAATACAAAAAATAATAAAATAGTTTTTATAAATAAAAAAAATGTTTTATAAATACAAAATTAGTTTTAATAAATATAAATATTTTTATAAATATGAAATCATCTTTTTATAAATACAAAATAGTTTTTATAAATACAAAAAATAATAAAATAGTGTTTATAAATCAAAAAATGTTTTATAAATACAAAATTAATTTTAAAATATGAAATCATCTTTTATAAATCCAAAAATCGAATTTATATACAAAGAACGTTTTGTATATTTAAAAATAGTTTTTATAAATACAAAAATAAAAAAATAGTGTTTATAAATCAAAAAAATGTTTTATAAATACAAAATTAGTTTTAATAAATATAAATATTTTTATAAATATGAAATCATCTTTTTATAAATACAAAATAGTTTTTATAAATACAAAAAATAATAAAATAGTGTTTATAAATCAAAAAAATGTTTTATAAATACAAAATTAGTTTTAATAAATANNNNNNNNNNNNNNNNNNNNNNNNNNNNNNNNNNNNNNNNNNNNNNNNNNNNNNNNNNNNNNNNNNNNNNNNNNNNNNNNNNNNNNNNNNNNNNNNNNNNNNNNNNNNNNNNNNNNNNNNNNNNNNNNNNNNNNNNNNNNNNNNNNNNNNNNNNNNNNNNNNNNNNNNNNNNNNNNNNNNNNNNNNNNNNNNNNNNNNNNNNNNNNNNNNNNNNNNNNNNNNNNNNNNNNNNNNNNNNNNNNNNNNNNNNNNNNNNNNNNNNNNNNNNNNNNNNNNNNNNNNNNNNNNNNNNNNNNNNNNNNNNNNNNNNNNNNNNNNNNNNNNNNNNNNNNNNNNNNNNNNNNNNNNNNNNNNNNNNNNNNNNNNNNNNNNNNNNNNNNNNNNNNNNNNNNNNNNNNNNNNNNNNNNNNNNNNNNNNNNNNNNNNNNNNNNNNNNNNNNNNNNNNNNNNNNNNNNNNNNNNNNNNNNNNNNNNNNNNNNNNNNNNNNNNNNNNNNNNNNNNNNNNNNNNNNNNNNNNNNNNNNNNNNNNNNNNNNNNNNNNNNNNNNNNNNNNNNNNNNNNNNNNNNNNNNNNNNNNNNNNNNNNNNNNNNNNNNNNNNNNNNNNNNNNNNNNNNNNNNNNNNNNNNNNNNNNNNNNNNNNNNNNNNNNNNNNNNNNNNNNNNNNNNNNNNNNNNNNNNNNNNNNNNNNNNNNNNNNNNNNNNNNNNNNNNNNNNNNNNNNNNNNNNNNNNNNNNNNNNNNNNNNNNNNNNNNNNNNNNNNNNNNNNNNNNNNNNNNNNNNNNNNNNNNNNNNNNNNNNNNNNNNNNNNNNNNNNNNNNNNNNNNNNNNNNNNNNNNNNNNNNNNNNNNNNNNNNNNNNNNNNNNNNNNNNNNNNNNNNNNNNNNNNNNNNNNNNNNNNNNNNNNNNNNNNNNNNNNNNNNNNNNNNNNNNNNNNNNNNNNNNNNNNNNNNNNNNNNNNNNNNNNNNNNNNNNNNNNNNNNNNNNNNNNNNNNNNNNNNNNNNNNNNNNNNNNNNNNNNNNNNNNNNNNNNNNNNNNNNNNNNNNNNNNNNNNNNNNNNNNNNNNNNNNNNNNNNNNNNNNNNNNNNNNNNNNNNNNNNNNNNNNNNNNNNNNNNNNNNNNNNNNNNNNNNNNNNNNNNNNNNNNNNNNNNNNNNNNNNNNNNNNNNNNNNNNNNNNNNNNNNNNNNNNNNNNNNNNNNNNNNNNNNNNNNNNNNNNNNNNNNNNNNNNNNNNNNNNNNNNNNNNNNNNNNNNNNNNNNNNNNNNNNNNNNNNNNNNNNNNNNNNNNNNNNNNNNNNNNNNNNNNNNNNNNNNNNNNNNNNNNNNNNNNNNNNNNNNNNNNNNNNNNNNNNNNNNNNNNNNNNNNNNNNNNNNNNNNNNNNNNNNNNNNNNNNNNNNNNNNNNNNNNNNNNNNNNNNNNNNNNNNNNNNNNNNNNNNNNNNNNNNNNNNNNNNNNNNNNNNNNNNNNNNNNNNNNNNNNNNNNNNNNNNNNNNNNNNNNNNNNNNNNNNNNNNNNNNNNNNNNNNNNNNNNNNNNNNNNNNNNNNNNNNNNNNNNNNNNNNNNNNNNNNNNNNNNNNNNNNNNNNNNNNNNNNNNNNNNNNNNNNNNNNNNNNNNNNNNNNNNNNNNNNNNNNNNNNNNNNNNNNNNNNNNNNNNNNNNNNNNNNNNNNNNNNNNNNNNNNNNNNNNNNNNNNNNNNNNNNNNNNNNNNNNNNNNNNNNNNNNNNNNNNNNNNNNNNNNNNNNNNNNNNNNNNNNNNNNNNNNNNNNNNNNNNNNNNNNNNNNNNNNNNNNNNNNNNNNNNNNNNNNNNNNNNNNNNNNNNNNNNNNNNNNNNNNNNNNNNNNNNNNNNNNNNNNNNNNNNNNNNNNNNNNNNNNNNNNNNNNNNNNNNNNNNNNNNNNNNNNNNNNNNNNNNNNNNNNNNNNNNNNNNNNNNNNNNNNNNNNNNNNNNNNNNNNNNNNNNNNNNNNNNNNNNNNNNNNNNNNNNNNNNNNNNNNNNNNNNNNNNNNNNNNNNNNNNNNNNNNNNNNNNNNNNNNNNNNNNNNNNNNNNNNNNNNNNNNNNNNNNNNNNNNNNNNNNNNNNNNNNNNNNNNNNNNNNNNNNNNNNNNNNNNNNNNNNNNNNNNNNNNNNNNNNNNNNNNNNNNNNNNNNNNNNNNNNNNNNNNNNNNNNNNNNNNNNNNNNNNNNNNNNNNNNNNNNNNNNNNNNNNNNNNNNNNNNNNNNNNNNNNNNNNNNNNNNNNNNNNNNNNNNNNNNNNNNNNNNNNNNNNNNNNNNNNNNNNNNNNNNNNNNNNNNNNNNNNNNNNNNNNNNNNNNNNNNNNNNNNNNNNNNNNNNNNNNNNNNNNNNNNNNNNNNNNNNNNNNNNNNNNNNNNNNNNNNNNNNNNNNNNNNNNNNNNNNNNNNNNNNNNNNNNNNNNNNNNNNNNNNNNNNNNNNNNNNNNNNNNNNNNNNNNNNNNNNNNNNNNNNNNNNNNNNNNNNNNNNNNNNNNNNNNNNNNNNNNNNNNNNNNNNNNNNNNNNNNNNNNNNNNNNNNNNNNNNNNNNNNNNNNNNNNNNNNNNNNNNNNNNNNNNNNNNNNNNNNNNNNNNNNNNNNNNNNNNNNNNNNNNNNNNNNNNNNNNNNNNNNNNNNNNNNNNNNNNNNNNNNNNNNNNNNNNNNNNNNNNNNNNNNNNNNNNNNNNNNNNNNNNNNNNNNNNNNNNNNNNNNNNNNNNNNNNNNNNNNNNNNNNNNNNNNNNNNNNNNNNNNNNNNNNNNNNNNNNNNNNNNNNNNNNNNNNNNNNNNNNNNNNNNNNNNNNNNNNNNNNNNNNNNNNNNNNNNNNNNNNNNNNNNNNNNNNNNNNNNNNNNNNNNNNNNNNNNNNNNNNNNNNNNNNNNNNNNNNNNNNNNNNNNNNNNNNNNNNNNNNNNNNNNNNNNNNNNNNNNNNNNNNNNNNNNNNNNNNNNNNNNNNNNNNNNNNNNNNNNNNNNNNNNNNNNNNNNNNNNNNNNNNNNNNNNNNNNNNNNNNNNNNNNNNNNNNNNNNNNNNNNNNNNNNNNNNNNNNNNNNNNNNNNNNNNNNNNNNNNNNNNNNNNNNNNNNNNNNNNNNNNNNNNNNNNNNNNNNNNNNNNNNNNNNNNNNNNNNNNNNNNNNNNNNNNNNNNNNNNNNNNNNNNNNNNNNNNNNNNNNNNNNNNNNNNNNNNNNNNNNNNNNNNNNNNNNNNNNNNNNNNNNNNNNNNNNNNNNNNNNNNNNNNNNNNNNNNNNNNNNNNNNNNNNNNNNNNNNNNNNNNNNNNNNNNNNNNNNNNNNNNNNNNNNNNNNNNNNNNNNNNNNNNNNNNNNNNNNNNNNNNNNNNNNNNNNNNNNNNNNNNNNNNNNNNNNNNNNNNNNNNNNNNNNNNNNNNNNNNNNNNNNNNNNNNNNNNNNNNNNNNNNNNNNNNNNNNNNNNNNNNNNNNNNNNNNNNNNNNNNNNNNNNNNNNNNNNNNNNNNNNNNNNNNNNNNNNNNNNNNNNNNNNNNNNNNNNNNNNNNNNNNNNNNNNNNNNNNNNNNNNNNNNNNNNNNNNNNNNNNNNNNNNNNNNNNNNNNNNNNNNNNNNNNNNNNNNNNNNNNNNNNNNNNNNNNNNNNNNNNNNNNNNNNNNNNNNNNNNNNNNNNNNNNNNNNNNNNNNNNNNNNNNNNNNNNNNNNNNNNNNNNNNNNNNNNNNNNNNNNNNNNNNNNNNNNNNNNNNNNNNNNNNNNNNNNNNNNNNNNNNNNNNNNNNNNNNNNNNNNNNNNNNNNNNNNNNNNNNNNNNNNNNNNNNNNNNNNNNNNNNNNNNNNNNNNNNNNNNNNNNNNNNNNNNNNNNNNNNNNNNNNNNNNNNNNNNNNNNNNNNNNNNNNNNNNNNNNNNNNNNNNNNNNNNNNNNNNNNNNNNNNNNNNNNNNNNNNNNNNNNNNNNNNNNNNNNNNNNNNNNNNNNNNNNNNNNNNNNNNNNNNNNNNNNNNNNNNNNNNNNNNNNNNNNNNNNNNNNNNNNNNNNNNNNNNNNNNNNNNNNNNNNNNNNNNNNNNNNNNNNNNNNNNNNNNNNNNNNNNNNNNNNNNNNNNNNNNNNNNNNNNNNNNNNNNNNNNNNNNNNNNNNNNNNNNNNNNNNNNNNNNNNNNNNNNNNNNNNNNNNNNNNNNNNNNNNNNNNNNNNNNNNNNNNNNNNNNNNNNNNNNNNNNNNNNNNNNNNNNNNNNNNNNNNNNNNNNNNNNNNNNNNNNNNNNNNNNNNNNNNNNNNNNNNNNNNNNNNNNNNNNNNNNNNNNNNNNNNNNNNNNNNNNNNNNNNNNNNNNNNNNNNNNNNNNNNNNNNNNNNNNNNNNNNNNNNNNNNNNNNNNNNNNNNNNNNNNNNNNNNNNNNNNNNNNNNNNNNNNNNNNNNNNNNNNNNNNNNNNNNNNNNNNNNNNNNNNNNNNNNNNNNNNNNNNNNNNNNNNNNNNNNNNNNNNNNNNNNNNNNNNNNNNNNNNNNNNNNNNNNNNNNNNNNNNNNNNNNNNNNNNNNNNNNNNNNNNNNNNNNNNNNNNNNNNNNNNNNNNNNNNNNNNNNNNNNNNNNNNNNNNNNNNNNNNNNNNNNNNNNNNNNNNNNNNNNNNNNNNNNNNNNNNNNNNNNNNNNNNNNNNNNNNNNNNNNNNNNNNNNNNNNNNNNNNNNNNNNNNNNNNNNNNNNNNNNNNNNNNNNNNNNNNNNNNNNNNNNNNNNNNNNNNNNNNNNNNNNNNNNNNNNNNNNNNNNNNNNNNNNNNNNNNNNNNNNNNNNNNGGAATTTCCTCGGAATATACCGACGGAATTCCGAGGAAACATCAATCCGTCGGAATATTCCGAGGAAATTCCGAGGAACTAGTGTTTGGGGTTTCAAAATCTCGAATGTTTTTTTATAAACGGATCGATCGATGGATTTATGTCCAAAAACGCATCGATCGATCACTATTTCCTTGGAATTTCCTCGGAATATTCCGACGGATTGATGTTTCCTCGGAATTCCGTCGGTATATTCCGAGGAAATTCCGAGGATTTCATTTTCTGTCGGAATGTCAGTCAGAATACCGCTGTTTTCTTGTAGTGTATGAGTTGACTTGACCCCCAAAATTATATAATTTCTCTAAAAGTCAGTTCATGCATCTTATAAGCGTCTTCGGACCAAAGTACAAATCTGCTTTGATCGTGAAGCACTCATGATAGTTATCTAAAGTATTGGGATTTTTTGTAAAACGAAACGAAAAGTGGCTTAAGCCTAAATTAAAGCTTTCCATGGCCTATTTGGTTGTCTCTGGTGTCATAATAATTTCACATATTATACCAAAACTTGTTTACATAATATAAATTCCCGCCTTGAGAGGTTTCCTGACGTACAAGTCACACGGCCTGAAAAGATGATAGTGAGCCAACAGTCTCTCAGTTTCAAAACACTCTTTGGGATATACTACTAAAACAAAAATAAACCTATCGTGAGATTTCACAACTCGGGACTAATATACAAGTAACACCGAGGCGAATCAGTGGTAAGATAACACCCAGTAGAGGCTTAGGAAAAAGGCTGAAACAAGTTCTTAATCCTTGAGAAAGTGGAAGTTGGAGTCATCAGTAAAAATAGGATCATATTAAAAAGTCTTCTTAGGCTTTTTTTTTTTTTTGTAATTTAATCTCATTTTCTTCTGATTCGGCTATACCATCTTACATTCTAAATTCTGTGTTTCGGAATAAATCAAGTCTTCCCAAGTAAGATTGAATATACGACCAATCAGTTAACAACCGATCGCTCTGCCACTGAATTACTAAGGAACAACATGAGATTAATTACATCGAGCTCAAAAGCTGATTTTACATTTTTCAAAGTCCTTTTCGTGCATGCAGTTCGAGATTTCATCGGTTTCAAAAAGGGATGATGTTTGTGTTTATATTCATGAGCTCATGAAAGTATGTAATTGCTAGATTCCCCTCCCAATTCAATTAACCCGACCCGGTTTATTATATAATCTCGATTTCTTCGGATCAAAGAGAAATAAAGAAACAATTGGGCCAAAGTTGATTATATAATCTCGACTTCTACGGATCAAAGAGAAACAAGAAACAATTGGTCCAACTTTTTGGCCCAATGGGCTTTAAGTTTATAACAAAGGACGTTAAACACGACTCCGTCTACCTCCTCCTCCCTCCCTCCGTCTCCAATGGCGGGTTTCAGTTCTCTAATACCTAAAACGTCTCTGAAACGCGCCGTTAACCTATCGGCGCCGTTATCTACTATTCCCGCCGCACGAAATCTCTTTCCCGGAGGAGGACGACGTAATGGTTAGTAGTAGTAGTAGTAGTAGTACACACTCTGTTTTGAGTTTTCATCATCATTCTTTTTAAAAATTCAATCTTTAAGCTGATTTGTATAAGTGGCCGTTTAGGTTTTGAATCTTAGTATCTCTGCGTAATGACTTTAAATTGTTGTAGGTGAGCGAGCTAGTAATCTTCACAAAGCAATTCGTAATGCTGGGACGCTTACTCGTCCATTTCATCGTCTTCTCGGGGTAAAGTCTTCAGCTTTGCAAATGTTTTTTTCCCGTCTTACTACATGTCTGTTGCTTATATGATAAAAGTGTAGAGAGAGACTTTTTTTAAGATTGTGTTTGTATACGTACATCTCACTGTGTTAAGACATGCTGTTTCTCAGGCCAACCAAACAAACAAGCCCGCTTTTTTAAGGGTCCAATCGATGAGCTATCAGTTTGTGGCTGATTCACATTCCCCTCGTAGACCTTCTCTGGAAACTGAGGTACAAGATAGTATACACTCAACATTTGGCTTTATGTTTTGTTTCTTTGAGACACATCTTATACATATATAAGTTATACCACATATGCATACTAATATCTATTCCTGAAATGTTTGTATTCTCATTTAGTGGCCTGTACATCTCGGTAGATTCATATAGTCAATCACAGAACTAATGTTTCTAATGATCCATATACTTTTTGTTAGCAATTTCCTGAGAATTGATCGTGTATATTGATTATGGGATGTGCATTTCATCGTATACATCTTGATGTAGGATGATGTGCAAGATGGTGTGCATTCATCGAAGAAGGAAAACGCTGAAACGCCTAGGAAGCATCAAATGGGAGAGAACATACCCAAGAAGGATAAAATAAAGTTTCTTGTCAACACTGTAAGCAGAAATTTGTAATGTTCTTATGGTCATAGTTTTATTCGTTGGGTTTTATCTGTATCACACATCCTTATTACAAGCTGGTGGACTATGCAGCTTCTTGATATAGAAGATAACAAAGAAGCGGTTTATGGAGCTCTAGATGCTTGGGTTGCTTGGGAACGCAATTTCCCCATTGCTTCTCTCAAAAGAGTCATAGCTATTCTTGAAAAAGAACATCAATGGCATCGTATGGTTCAGGTTTGTGTCACTTAAATGCTCATCAACCGTGAATAAATCAAAGACCAAACCTCTGTTTTAATGGCTTGTAGGTAATAAAGTGGATCCTTAGTAAGGGACAAGGGACCACGATGGGGACATATGGACAGTTGATAAGAGCGTTAGATATGGATCGTAGAGCAGAAGAGGCGCACGCTATCTGGCGTAAGAAAATCGGGCATGATCTTCACTCTGTGCCTTGGCAGCTATGCTTACAGATGACCCGCATTTATTTCCGGAACAACATGTTACAAGAACTTGTTAAGGTATGTCTTTTAGATGATTTGCAGTTTTAGCTTGGTTTAATCCTTCCTTTGTCGTCCCCTCACCGTTGCTGATATCAAACTTGTGTCTGTTTTAATGAAGTTGTTTAGGGATCTGGAGAGGTATGACCGTAAGCCTCCGGATAAACACATTGTGCAGATAGTGGCGGATGCTTACGAGCTTTTAGGAATGGTCGAGGAGAAGGAAAGGGTTTTGGAGAAGTATAGCAGTCTTTTTCTCGGTGCAACATCTGATGAACAA
Proteins encoded:
- the LOC106309767 gene encoding pentatricopeptide repeat-containing protein At4g18975, chloroplastic-like isoform X5 is translated as MVSELVIFTKQFVMLGRLLVHFIVFSGVQSMSYQFVADSHSPRRPSLETEDDVQDGVHSSKKENAETPRKHQMGENIPKKDKIKFLVNTLLDIEDNKEAVYGALDAWVAWERNFPIASLKRVIAILEKEHQWHRMVQVIKWILSKGQGTTMGTYGQLIRALDMDRRAEEAHAIWRKKIGHDLHSVPWQLCLQMTRIYFRNNMLQELVKLFRDLERYDRKPPDKHIVQIVADAYELLGMVEEKERVLEKYSSLFLGATSDEQSRRSSRKKKKPAVMNHEAKAEDAVDASKAELDQESEGCH
- the LOC106309767 gene encoding pentatricopeptide repeat-containing protein At4g21190-like isoform X4, whose protein sequence is MAGFSSLIPKTSLKRAVNLSAPLSTIPAARNLFPGGGRRNVGERASNLHKAIRNAGTLTRPFHRLLGSMSYQFVADSHSPRRPSLETEDDVQDGVHSSKKENAETPRKHQMGENIPKKDKIKFLVNTLLDIEDNKEAVYGALDAWVAWERNFPIASLKRVIAILEKEHQWHRMVQVIKWILSKGQGTTMGTYGQLIRALDMDRRAEEAHAIWRKKIGHDLHSVPWQLCLQMTRIYFRNNMLQELVKLFRDLERYDRKPPDKHIVQIVADAYELLGMVEEKERVLEKYSSLFLGATSDEQSRRSSRKKKKPAVMNHEAKAEDAVDASKAELDQESEGCH
- the LOC106309767 gene encoding pentatricopeptide repeat-containing protein At4g21190-like isoform X3, producing MAGFSSLIPKTSLKRAVNLSAPLSTIPAARNLFPGGGRRNVGERASNLHKAIRNAGTLTRPFHRLLGANQTNKPAFLRVQSMSYQFVADSHSPRRPSLETEDDVQDGVHSSKKENAETPRKHQMGENIPKKDKIKFLVNTLLDIEDNKEAVYGALDAWVAWERNFPIASLKRVIAILEKEHQWHRMVQVIKWILSKGQGTTMGTYGQLIRALDMDRRAEEAHAIWRKKIGHDLHSVPWQLCLQMTRIYFRNNMLQELVKLFRDLERYDRKPPDKHIVQIVADAYELLGMVEEKERVLEKYSSLFLGATSDEQSRRSSRKKKKPVMNHEAKAEDAVDASKAELDQESEGCH
- the LOC106309767 gene encoding pentatricopeptide repeat-containing protein At4g21190-like isoform X2, whose translation is MAGFSSLIPKTSLKRAVNLSAPLSTIPAARNLFPGGGRRNGERASNLHKAIRNAGTLTRPFHRLLGANQTNKPAFLRVQSMSYQFVADSHSPRRPSLETEDDVQDGVHSSKKENAETPRKHQMGENIPKKDKIKFLVNTLLDIEDNKEAVYGALDAWVAWERNFPIASLKRVIAILEKEHQWHRMVQVIKWILSKGQGTTMGTYGQLIRALDMDRRAEEAHAIWRKKIGHDLHSVPWQLCLQMTRIYFRNNMLQELVKLFRDLERYDRKPPDKHIVQIVADAYELLGMVEEKERVLEKYSSLFLGATSDEQSRRSSRKKKKPAVMNHEAKAEDAVDASKAELDQESEGCH
- the LOC106309767 gene encoding pentatricopeptide repeat-containing protein At4g18975, chloroplastic-like isoform X6, which produces MLGRLLVHFIVFSGVQSMSYQFVADSHSPRRPSLETEDDVQDGVHSSKKENAETPRKHQMGENIPKKDKIKFLVNTLLDIEDNKEAVYGALDAWVAWERNFPIASLKRVIAILEKEHQWHRMVQVIKWILSKGQGTTMGTYGQLIRALDMDRRAEEAHAIWRKKIGHDLHSVPWQLCLQMTRIYFRNNMLQELVKLFRDLERYDRKPPDKHIVQIVADAYELLGMVEEKERVLEKYSSLFLGATSDEQSRRSSRKKKKPAVMNHEAKAEDAVDASKAELDQESEGCH
- the LOC106309767 gene encoding pentatricopeptide repeat-containing protein At4g21190-like isoform X1 → MAGFSSLIPKTSLKRAVNLSAPLSTIPAARNLFPGGGRRNVGERASNLHKAIRNAGTLTRPFHRLLGANQTNKPAFLRVQSMSYQFVADSHSPRRPSLETEDDVQDGVHSSKKENAETPRKHQMGENIPKKDKIKFLVNTLLDIEDNKEAVYGALDAWVAWERNFPIASLKRVIAILEKEHQWHRMVQVIKWILSKGQGTTMGTYGQLIRALDMDRRAEEAHAIWRKKIGHDLHSVPWQLCLQMTRIYFRNNMLQELVKLFRDLERYDRKPPDKHIVQIVADAYELLGMVEEKERVLEKYSSLFLGATSDEQSRRSSRKKKKPAVMNHEAKAEDAVDASKAELDQESEGCH